One window of the Pseudomonas sp. S04 genome contains the following:
- a CDS encoding CvpA family protein produces the protein MPFTWVDWAIVAIIAISALISLSRGFVKEALSLVTWIIAGAVAWMFGGSLSEYLAGYIETPSARVIAGCAILFVATLVVGAMINYLIGELVRVTGLSGTDRFLGMAFGAARGALLVVTAVGLLSLGPVQQDSWWQESRLVPQFLLVADWSKNLILGWSSQWLASGISVPADIPFKEHLLPTAKTPQ, from the coding sequence GTGCCATTTACCTGGGTTGACTGGGCGATCGTTGCAATCATCGCCATCTCCGCTTTGATCAGTCTGAGCCGCGGCTTCGTAAAAGAAGCATTATCGCTGGTGACCTGGATCATCGCAGGAGCCGTTGCCTGGATGTTTGGTGGCTCATTGTCCGAGTACCTCGCCGGATACATCGAAACACCTTCGGCCCGCGTGATCGCCGGCTGCGCCATCTTGTTTGTGGCCACCCTCGTGGTGGGTGCAATGATCAATTATCTTATCGGCGAACTGGTTCGCGTCACCGGCCTCTCCGGGACCGATCGATTCCTCGGCATGGCCTTCGGTGCGGCGCGTGGCGCCTTGCTGGTGGTCACCGCAGTCGGGCTGTTGAGCCTGGGCCCGGTACAGCAGGATTCATGGTGGCAGGAGTCGCGGCTCGTGCCACAATTTCTATTGGTTGCAGACTGGTCCAAAAACCTCATATTGGGGTGGAGCAGTCAGTGGCTGGCCAGCGGTATCAGCGTACCCGCTGACATACCGTTCAAGGAGCACCTCTTGCCGACGGCGAAAACGCCGCAGTGA
- a CDS encoding SPOR domain-containing protein, with protein sequence MALLDNAYKQRMVGALVLVALAVIFLPMMFSREDEQRQVVVQAPAAPQAPAMPQVQVEPVVVPEPQALPQEPVPSDAEIAMEQAPAASTPTVAPSAPIVAAPVVAKPVTPPPAPKPVPAPAVPASKPDTTQSRVDANGLSVSWSVQLASLANRESAESLQKTLRSQGYNAYIRTADGKNRVFVGPLIERAEADRLRDLLNRKQNLKGFVVRFQPERG encoded by the coding sequence ATGGCTTTGCTGGATAACGCGTACAAGCAGCGGATGGTCGGTGCACTGGTGCTGGTGGCCCTGGCGGTGATTTTCCTGCCGATGATGTTCTCCCGTGAGGATGAACAGCGCCAGGTGGTGGTCCAGGCTCCGGCCGCACCACAGGCGCCGGCCATGCCTCAGGTCCAGGTCGAGCCGGTGGTGGTTCCCGAGCCACAAGCGCTGCCGCAGGAACCTGTGCCCAGCGATGCCGAAATTGCCATGGAGCAGGCACCGGCCGCGAGCACGCCAACTGTCGCCCCGAGCGCACCGATCGTCGCGGCGCCGGTGGTGGCCAAGCCAGTTACTCCGCCGCCAGCACCCAAGCCAGTACCTGCTCCGGCTGTGCCCGCCAGCAAGCCTGACACCACCCAGAGTCGGGTCGATGCCAATGGCCTGTCGGTCAGCTGGTCGGTGCAACTGGCCAGCCTGGCCAATCGTGAAAGCGCCGAAAGCCTGCAGAAAACCCTGCGCAGCCAGGGCTACAACGCCTATATCCGCACCGCGGATGGCAAGAATCGGGTGTTCGTCGGGCCGCTGATCGAGCGCGCCGAAGCCGACCGTCTGCGTGACCTGCTGAACCGCAAACAGAACCTCAAGGGTTTTGTGGTGCGTTTCCAGCCCGAGCGCGGCTGA
- a CDS encoding SDR family oxidoreductase: MIEIATPASGSNGRVALVTGAARGIGLGIAAWLISEGWQVVLTDLDRERGSKVAKALGEHAWFITMDVADEQQVTQGVAEVLGQFGRLDALVCNAAVADPRNITLESLDLAYWNRVLAVNLSGPMLLAKHCAPYLRAHNGAIVNLASTRAGQSEPDTEAYAASKGGLLALTHALAISLGPEVRVNAVSPGWIDARDPSARRAEPLSDADHAQHPAGRVGTVEDVAAMVAWLLSRNAGFVTGQEFVVDGGMTKKMIYEQ, from the coding sequence GTGATCGAGATCGCAACGCCTGCTAGCGGCAGCAATGGCCGGGTTGCCCTGGTCACAGGTGCTGCCCGCGGCATCGGTCTGGGGATTGCCGCCTGGTTGATCAGCGAAGGCTGGCAGGTGGTGCTGACCGATCTCGACCGTGAGCGTGGTTCCAAGGTTGCCAAGGCGTTGGGTGAGCATGCCTGGTTCATCACTATGGACGTTGCCGATGAGCAGCAAGTGACCCAGGGCGTTGCCGAAGTACTGGGGCAGTTTGGGCGCCTGGATGCCCTGGTGTGCAACGCGGCGGTTGCCGACCCGCGCAATATCACCCTGGAAAGCCTCGACCTGGCCTACTGGAATCGGGTGTTGGCGGTCAACCTCAGTGGGCCAATGCTGTTGGCCAAGCACTGTGCGCCGTATCTGCGGGCCCACAACGGTGCCATCGTCAACCTGGCCTCGACCCGGGCCGGGCAGTCGGAACCTGACACCGAGGCCTACGCGGCGAGCAAGGGCGGCTTGCTGGCCTTGACCCACGCCCTGGCCATCAGCCTTGGCCCGGAAGTCCGGGTCAATGCGGTCAGCCCTGGCTGGATCGATGCCCGCGACCCGTCGGCGCGACGTGCCGAACCATTGAGTGATGCCGATCATGCCCAGCATCCGGCGGGCAGGGTAGGTACGGTCGAAGATGTCGCGGCGATGGTAGCGTGGCTGCTGTCGCGCAATGCCGGGTTTGTCACCGGCCAGGAGTTCGTGGTCGACGGCGGCATGACCAAGAAGATGATCTACGAGCAGTGA
- a CDS encoding O-succinylhomoserine sulfhydrylase — translation MSQDWDAGRLDSDLDGVAFDTLAVRAGQHRTPEGEHGDPMFFTSSYVFRTAADAAARFAGEVPGNVYSRYTNPTVRAFEERIAALEGAEQAVATATGMAAILAVVMSLCSAGDHVLVSRSVFGSTISLFEKYFKRFGIEVDYVPLADLSGWGAAIKSNTKLLFVESPSNPLAELVDISALSEVAHAKGAMLVVDNCFCTPALQQPLKLGADVVVHSATKFIDGQGRCMGGVVAGRSEQMKEIVGFLRTAGPTLSPFNAWIFLKGLETLSLRMKAHCANAQQLAEWLEQQDGIEKVHYAGLKSHPQHELAQRQQKGFGAVVSFEVKGGKEGAWRFIDATRLISITANLGDSKTTITHPSTTSHGRLAPQEREAAGIRDSLIRIAVGLEDVVDLQADLARGLAAL, via the coding sequence ATGAGTCAGGATTGGGATGCCGGTCGGCTGGACAGCGACCTCGATGGCGTAGCGTTCGATACCCTGGCCGTACGTGCCGGCCAGCACCGCACGCCGGAGGGCGAACACGGTGATCCGATGTTCTTCACCTCCAGCTATGTGTTCCGTACCGCGGCCGATGCTGCGGCGCGCTTTGCTGGCGAAGTGCCGGGCAACGTCTACTCGCGCTACACCAACCCCACTGTGCGGGCGTTCGAGGAGCGCATTGCCGCCCTCGAAGGCGCCGAGCAGGCGGTGGCCACGGCCACTGGCATGGCGGCAATTCTTGCGGTGGTGATGAGCCTGTGCAGTGCTGGCGACCATGTGCTGGTGTCGCGCAGTGTGTTTGGTTCGACCATCAGCCTGTTTGAGAAGTACTTCAAGCGCTTTGGCATCGAAGTCGACTACGTCCCCCTGGCGGACCTGTCCGGCTGGGGCGCGGCGATCAAGTCCAACACCAAACTGCTGTTCGTCGAGTCGCCGTCCAATCCGTTGGCCGAACTGGTGGACATCAGCGCATTGTCCGAAGTCGCGCACGCCAAAGGCGCAATGCTGGTGGTCGACAACTGCTTCTGCACGCCTGCCTTGCAGCAACCGCTCAAGCTCGGCGCGGACGTCGTGGTGCACTCGGCCACCAAGTTCATCGACGGCCAGGGCCGGTGCATGGGCGGCGTGGTGGCTGGGCGCAGCGAGCAGATGAAGGAAATCGTCGGCTTCCTGCGTACAGCCGGGCCGACCCTGAGCCCGTTCAACGCCTGGATCTTCCTCAAGGGCCTGGAAACCTTGAGCCTGCGCATGAAGGCGCACTGTGCCAACGCCCAGCAACTGGCCGAATGGCTGGAGCAGCAGGACGGTATCGAGAAAGTGCATTACGCCGGCCTCAAGAGCCACCCGCAGCACGAGTTGGCCCAGCGCCAGCAGAAGGGCTTTGGCGCGGTCGTGAGCTTCGAGGTCAAGGGTGGCAAAGAAGGCGCATGGCGCTTCATCGATGCCACCCGGCTGATCTCGATCACCGCCAACCTGGGTGACAGCAAGACCACCATTACCCACCCAAGCACCACCTCTCATGGGCGCCTGGCGCCACAGGAGCGCGAGGCGGCGGGTATTCGTGACAGCCTGATCCGGATTGCCGTCGGCCTCGAAGATGTGGTCGACCTGCAAGCGGACCTGGCGCGCGGGCTGGCTGCCTTGTGA
- a CDS encoding AraC family transcriptional regulator ligand-binding domain-containing protein: MTKSDQPIANAFYAPSLLPAIEELLARGVAREQIEALFRRTLFELRTPFTRIPLFLSRRFWAFAQATTADPLLGLAAGRRFVSTSTNGLTYLFDVAASLDSACAYFVRFFPFFNGHFQARVVRSEDSVQLHLLDCGSLRATAAMTDYILISICSMLRRKVLASGLGQDPILGVGLVHSAPASPSAHEQAFRAPVQWRQAHNVIHLEPQVFVQALTPGNHQLEETLVELLEQTRRNSEPTLLELVSDHLIRDLPGAHWQDFCTSQHLLERTAARRLKALGWSFSELLDEYRSYRAEDLLQHSPLELVEISDQLGYSDVQSFNRACLRWFECAPGSYRSRHQA; this comes from the coding sequence ATGACAAAAAGCGATCAGCCGATAGCCAACGCGTTCTACGCCCCCAGCCTGCTGCCGGCCATCGAAGAACTGCTGGCCCGGGGAGTGGCGCGCGAACAGATCGAGGCCTTGTTTCGCCGTACGCTGTTTGAACTGCGCACCCCGTTTACGCGGATACCACTGTTTCTGTCCCGGCGCTTCTGGGCCTTTGCCCAGGCCACGACCGCCGACCCGCTGCTGGGGCTGGCGGCCGGGCGGCGCTTCGTGTCCACCTCGACCAACGGCCTGACCTACCTGTTTGATGTGGCCGCATCGCTGGACAGCGCCTGCGCGTACTTCGTGCGTTTCTTCCCGTTTTTCAACGGCCATTTCCAGGCCCGGGTGGTGCGCAGCGAAGACTCGGTGCAACTGCACTTACTGGACTGCGGCAGCCTGCGCGCCACCGCCGCGATGACTGACTACATCCTCATCAGCATCTGCAGCATGCTGCGCCGCAAGGTGCTGGCCAGCGGGCTGGGGCAAGACCCGATCCTGGGGGTGGGCCTGGTGCACTCGGCCCCAGCCAGCCCCTCGGCTCACGAGCAGGCCTTCCGTGCTCCGGTGCAGTGGCGCCAGGCACACAACGTGATCCACCTCGAACCCCAGGTATTCGTGCAGGCGCTGACCCCGGGCAATCATCAACTGGAGGAGACACTGGTCGAACTGCTGGAGCAGACTCGGCGCAACAGCGAGCCGACCTTGCTCGAACTGGTCAGCGACCACCTGATCCGCGACTTGCCCGGCGCCCACTGGCAAGACTTCTGCACCTCCCAGCACCTGCTCGAACGCACCGCCGCCCGGCGCCTGAAAGCCCTGGGCTGGAGTTTTTCCGAGTTGCTGGACGAGTACCGCAGCTATCGCGCCGAAGACCTGCTGCAACACTCGCCGTTGGAGCTGGTGGAGATTTCCGACCAGCTCGGCTACAGCGATGTGCAAAGTTTCAACCGCGCTTGCCTGCGCTGGTTCGAATGCGCACCGGGGTCGTACCGATCACGCCACCAGGCATGA
- the purF gene encoding amidophosphoribosyltransferase: protein MCGIVGIVGKSNVNQALYDALTVLQHRGQDAAGIVTSHDGRLFLRKDNGLVRDVFHQRHMQRLVGHMGIGHVRYPTAGSSTSAEAQPFYVNSPYGITLAHNGNLTNVEQLAKEIYESDLRHVNTNSDSEVLLNVFAHELAQRGKLQPTEEDVFAAVTDVHNRCIGGYAVVAMITGYGIVGFRDPHGIRPIVFGQRHTDEGVEYMIASESVSLDVLGFTLIRDLAPGEAVYITEEGKLHTRQCATNPSLTPCIFEHVYLARPDSIIDGVSVYKARLRMGEKLAEKILRERPEHDIDVVIPIPDTSRTAALELANHLGVKFREGFVKNRYIGRTFIMPGQAARKKSVRQKLNAIELEFRGKNVMLVDDSIVRGTTCKQIIQMAREAGAKNVYFCSAAPAVRYPNVYGIDMPSAHELIAHNRSTQDVADLIGADWLIYQDLPDLIEAVGGGKIKIEKFDCAVFDGKYVTGDVDEAYLNKIEQARNDASKVKTQAVSAIIDLYNN from the coding sequence ATGTGTGGCATCGTCGGTATCGTCGGTAAGTCGAACGTCAATCAGGCGCTGTATGACGCGCTAACCGTCCTCCAGCACCGCGGCCAGGACGCTGCCGGGATTGTGACCAGCCACGACGGCCGGTTATTTCTGCGCAAGGACAATGGTCTGGTACGTGACGTGTTTCATCAGCGTCACATGCAGCGCCTCGTCGGCCACATGGGCATTGGCCATGTGCGTTATCCGACTGCCGGTAGCTCGACCTCGGCCGAAGCTCAACCGTTTTACGTCAACTCGCCATATGGCATCACCCTGGCGCACAACGGCAACCTGACCAACGTTGAACAGTTGGCCAAGGAGATCTACGAGTCTGATCTGCGCCACGTCAATACCAACTCCGACTCGGAAGTGCTGCTCAACGTGTTCGCTCACGAACTGGCCCAGCGCGGCAAGTTGCAGCCAACCGAAGAAGACGTGTTCGCTGCCGTCACCGATGTGCACAACCGTTGCATAGGTGGCTACGCGGTCGTGGCGATGATCACCGGCTACGGTATCGTCGGCTTCCGCGACCCGCACGGCATCCGTCCGATCGTCTTCGGCCAGCGTCACACCGACGAAGGCGTCGAGTACATGATCGCCTCCGAGAGCGTGTCCCTGGACGTGCTGGGCTTTACCCTGATCCGCGACCTGGCGCCGGGCGAAGCGGTCTACATCACTGAAGAGGGCAAGCTGCACACCCGTCAGTGCGCGACCAACCCGTCCCTGACTCCGTGCATCTTCGAACACGTGTACCTGGCGCGTCCGGACTCGATCATCGACGGCGTGTCGGTGTACAAGGCTCGCCTGCGCATGGGTGAGAAGCTGGCCGAGAAGATCCTGCGCGAGCGTCCCGAGCACGACATCGACGTGGTCATCCCGATTCCGGACACCAGCCGCACCGCGGCCCTGGAATTGGCGAACCACCTGGGCGTGAAGTTCCGCGAAGGTTTCGTGAAAAACCGCTACATCGGCCGGACCTTCATCATGCCGGGCCAGGCAGCGCGGAAAAAATCCGTACGCCAGAAGCTCAACGCCATCGAGCTGGAGTTCCGCGGCAAGAACGTGATGCTGGTGGACGACTCGATCGTGCGCGGCACCACCTGCAAGCAGATCATCCAGATGGCCCGTGAAGCTGGCGCCAAGAATGTCTACTTCTGCTCCGCGGCACCGGCCGTGCGTTACCCGAACGTCTACGGCATCGACATGCCAAGCGCTCACGAACTGATCGCGCACAATCGTTCGACCCAGGACGTGGCCGACCTGATCGGTGCTGACTGGCTGATCTATCAGGACCTGCCTGACTTGATCGAAGCGGTCGGCGGCGGCAAGATCAAGATCGAAAAGTTCGATTGCGCAGTGTTCGACGGCAAGTACGTCACCGGCGACGTCGACGAGGCTTACCTGAACAAGATCGAGCAGGCGCGTAACGACGCCTCCAAGGTCAAGACCCAGGCAGTCAGTGCGATCATCGATCTGTACAACAACTGA